The following coding sequences lie in one Babylonia areolata isolate BAREFJ2019XMU chromosome 7, ASM4173473v1, whole genome shotgun sequence genomic window:
- the LOC143283764 gene encoding alpha-crystallin A chain-like: MFFRQLCARGARPSWRVVARGKKDLPIWRYPDSYRRPSHLNDHWFPDFFGPFRHGNIDDFFRENMRRMDAMFRMSPWRILEESAHRTHGTSAEVVEAKFGKDGLHLEINLSHFQPDDVAVRISGDRLVISGKHSSKQDEHGFVAREFTREFLIPEDIDTETLSCRLTDEGHLVVSAKVKGEPETSRTIPIERDSSNKKESDKSSESD; the protein is encoded by the exons ATGTTTTTCCGTCAATTGTGTGCAAGAGGTGCACGACCATCATGGAGAGTAGTTGCTCGAGGAAAGAAAGATCTGCCGATATGGCGATATCCAGACTCCTATCGACGGCCAAGCCATTTGAATGATCACTGGTTTCCAGATTTTTTTGGTCCATTTCGACACGGCAACATTGATGATTTCTTTCGAGAAAATATGCGACGAATGGATGCGATGTTCAGGATGTCCCCGTGGCGCATACTGGAAGAGTCTGCACATCGAACTCACGGCACAAGCGCAGAAGTTGTTGAG gcCAAGTTTGGAAAGGATGGACTGCACCTGGAGATAAATTTGTCTCACTTCCAGCCTGACGACGTTGCTGTCAGAATATCTGGAGATCGGCTGGTCATTTCTGGGAAGCACTCATCCAAACAAGACGAACATGGCTTTGTGGCACGGGAATTCACAAGGGAGTTTCTCATTCCTGAG gacatagacacagagactcTTTCCTGCCGACTCACAGATGAAGGACATCTTGTGGTCTCAGCAAAAGTCAAGGGTGAACCAGAAACAAGCCGAACCATTCCCATTGAACGGGACTCCAGCAACAAAAAGGAGTCTGATAAGAGCTCCGAGTCTGATTAG